In Numidum massiliense, a single genomic region encodes these proteins:
- the argF gene encoding ornithine carbamoyltransferase — MSDSEQSVTKTTAQSLKGRHFLTLLDYSTAQLQGLVSLAAQLKQQHKEGVPYRPLAGKTLAMIFAKASTRTRVSFETGMYQLGGHALFLGQDDIQLGRGETVADTARVLSRYVDGIMVRTFSHSDVVELARCASVPVINALTDRFHPCQALADMMTLMEQFGDVKGRKLAYIGDGNNMAHSLLAGAVKFGMHVAVAAPPGYEPLADIVAECRSIGKETGGTVTITNEPQVAVAGADAVYTDVWASMGQEAETAERLQAFQQFQVGESLLAQATEHAVFMHCLPAHRGEEVTAGVIDGARSVIFEQAENRLHAQKAILASLL, encoded by the coding sequence ATGTCGGACAGTGAGCAAAGCGTAACTAAAACTACCGCACAGTCGTTAAAGGGTCGTCACTTTTTGACACTGCTAGATTACAGTACCGCACAATTACAGGGGCTCGTCTCGTTAGCGGCGCAACTCAAACAGCAGCATAAAGAAGGAGTCCCGTACCGGCCGCTAGCAGGCAAAACGTTGGCGATGATTTTCGCCAAAGCGTCAACGCGGACGCGGGTCTCGTTTGAGACAGGGATGTATCAACTCGGCGGGCACGCCCTCTTTTTAGGGCAAGACGATATTCAATTAGGGCGGGGGGAGACCGTTGCCGACACGGCGCGGGTCCTCTCGCGCTACGTCGATGGCATCATGGTTCGCACTTTTTCCCATAGCGACGTCGTCGAACTCGCCCGCTGCGCCAGCGTGCCGGTCATTAACGCGTTGACGGATCGCTTTCATCCTTGTCAAGCGCTCGCCGATATGATGACCTTAATGGAACAGTTCGGCGACGTTAAAGGACGAAAACTGGCGTACATCGGCGACGGCAACAACATGGCCCACTCGCTGTTAGCCGGAGCCGTAAAGTTCGGGATGCACGTTGCCGTCGCTGCGCCACCCGGCTACGAGCCACTCGCTGACATTGTCGCCGAGTGCCGGTCAATAGGAAAAGAGACGGGCGGCACCGTGACGATTACGAACGAACCACAAGTGGCAGTAGCAGGTGCCGACGCCGTCTATACGGATGTGTGGGCAAGTATGGGGCAAGAAGCGGAGACTGCGGAGCGACTGCAAGCGTTCCAGCAGTTTCAAGTCGGTGAGTCGCTTTTGGCGCAAGCGACGGAGCATGCCGTCTTTATGCACTGCTTACCGGCTCACCGCGGCGAAGAAGTGACAGCTGGCGTCATCGATGGCGCGCGTTCGGTCATCTTCGAGCAAGCGGAAAACCGCCTACACGCACAAAAGGCGATTTTAGCGAGTTTATTGTGA
- a CDS encoding argininosuccinate synthase, whose amino-acid sequence MAKQKVVLAYSGGLDTSVAIKWLQDKYGYDVIAVALDVGEGKDLNFVREKALQVGAIKSLVIDAKEMFAEEFLKPALKTNAMYEGKYPLVSALSRPLIAKVLVQVAEAEGAEAIAHGCTGKGNDQVRFDVAAAALNPDLQVIAPVREWAMSREEEIAYAKNHNIPVPVDVDKPYSVDQNLWGRSNECGILENPWAEPPEDAYEWTAPLNETPDEPAEIELTFEKGVPVALDGKKMTLAALISKLNQLAGKHGVGRIDHVENRLVGIKSREVYECPAAVTLMTAHKELEFLTQTRDICQFKPLVEQKWAQLIYEGLYFSPLKDALDAFVDETQQYVSGKVRVKLFKGHCTVTGRTSPQSLYNEELATYTANDTFDHSAAVGFIELWGLPTKVHAQVTKKHAQGSFVVKGEQVEQL is encoded by the coding sequence ATGGCTAAACAAAAAGTGGTGCTAGCCTATTCGGGCGGCTTAGATACGTCAGTGGCGATCAAGTGGTTGCAAGATAAATACGGATACGATGTCATCGCCGTCGCGCTCGATGTCGGGGAAGGGAAGGACTTAAACTTTGTACGGGAAAAAGCGTTACAAGTAGGCGCGATTAAATCACTCGTCATCGACGCGAAAGAGATGTTTGCCGAGGAATTTCTAAAACCGGCGTTGAAGACGAATGCGATGTATGAAGGGAAGTACCCACTCGTGTCGGCGCTGTCGCGGCCGCTCATCGCCAAAGTGTTAGTACAAGTCGCGGAAGCGGAAGGGGCCGAGGCGATTGCGCACGGGTGTACGGGAAAGGGGAACGATCAGGTGCGGTTCGACGTCGCCGCAGCGGCGCTAAACCCGGATCTACAAGTGATCGCTCCGGTGCGGGAGTGGGCGATGTCGCGCGAGGAAGAAATTGCCTATGCGAAAAACCACAATATTCCCGTGCCAGTCGATGTCGACAAGCCGTACAGTGTCGACCAAAACTTGTGGGGTCGCAGTAACGAGTGCGGCATTTTAGAAAATCCGTGGGCGGAGCCGCCGGAAGATGCCTACGAGTGGACAGCACCTTTAAACGAGACGCCCGATGAGCCGGCTGAAATTGAATTGACGTTTGAAAAAGGGGTTCCCGTCGCACTCGACGGTAAAAAAATGACGCTCGCAGCGCTCATTTCCAAACTGAATCAACTGGCAGGTAAGCACGGCGTCGGACGGATCGACCACGTCGAAAACCGTCTCGTCGGCATTAAGTCGCGCGAAGTGTACGAATGTCCGGCAGCGGTGACGTTAATGACGGCGCACAAAGAGCTAGAGTTTTTGACCCAGACGCGGGACATTTGCCAGTTTAAACCACTCGTCGAACAAAAATGGGCCCAGCTCATTTACGAAGGGCTATACTTCTCCCCGCTCAAAGACGCCCTCGACGCCTTCGTCGACGAGACACAGCAGTATGTCAGCGGTAAAGTACGCGTCAAGTTGTTTAAAGGCCACTGCACGGTGACAGGACGCACCTCGCCACAGTCGCTGTACAACGAAGAGCTAGCGACATATACGGCTAACGATACGTTTGACCACTCGGCAGCCGTCGGTTTTATCGAGCTGTGGGGTTTGCCGACGAAGGTGCACGCCCAAGTGACCAAAAAGCACGCTCAAGGGAGTTTCGTCGTCAAGGGCGAACAAGTCGAGCAGTTGTAG